A genome region from Manis pentadactyla isolate mManPen7 chromosome 5, mManPen7.hap1, whole genome shotgun sequence includes the following:
- the LOC118920616 gene encoding uncharacterized protein LOC118920616 has translation MGTCMCTHSCSQPQRWVLRRVQARAGRPELTPRLLGREGGMEPRGGMCQVGLMGKCLGRGVGGGACGQASVSKALGALTRPRPDPQSRAGQQPHRGTARTAVRPPGKPPAWACPLPQRDYHPVLTPLCHPRGGCHPPMCGSTQAPAQPAHIEPPAWGLQNGLGDQAHSPGHHRRVPVGDRSPEVRARQETVRPGGHVSASRCCEGDTAGWGQQGRNTQAAVGELLAGAPDKGAAQAPSQPRPKAGRAPVHSTELRVRVPRLTVPPGPRLGPSGTANKSTVGRRARCLWGPPAAAAGDCHFTDPLAIPSILPPLSTGLGLK, from the coding sequence ATGGGGACATGTATGTGCACACACTCCTGTTCTCAGCCCCAGCGTTGGGTTCTGAGAAGAGTCCAGGCAAGGGCGGGAAGGCCTGAACTAACCCCACGGCTTCTGGGAAGGGAGGGTGGCATGGAGCCCCGTGGGGGGATGTGCCAGGTGGGCTTGATGGGCAAGTGTCTGGGCaggggtgtggggggaggggcATGTGGCCAGGCTTCAGTTTCCAAGGCTCTGGGGGCCCTGACGAGGCCCAGGCCTGACCCCCAGAGCAGAGCGGGGCAGCAGCCACACAGGGGAACAGCCCGCACAGCAGTCAGACCCCCAGGGAAGCCCCCAGCATGGGCCTGTCCCCTGCCCCAGAGAGACTACCACCCTGTGCTGACCCCACTGTGCCATCCGAGGGGAGGGTGTCACCCGCCCATGTGTGGAAGCACACAGGCCCCAGCCCAACCTGCCCACATCGAACCCCCAGCCTGGGGTCTGCAAAATGGACTGGGTGACCAGGCCCACTCCCCTGGCCACCACAGGAGAGTCCCAGTGGGGGACCGGAGCCCTGAAGTGAGGGCAAGGCAGGAGACGGTCAGGCCAGGAGGACACGTTTCAGCTTCAAGGTGCTGTGAGGGTGACACTGCTGGGTGGGGACAGCAGGGCAGGAACACACAGGCAGCAGTGGGCGAGCTGCTAGCCGGGGCTCCAGACAAGGGAGCGGCTCAGGCCCCCTCCCAGCCAAGGCCGAAGGCAGGGAGGGCCCCAGTCCACAGCACAGAGCTCAGGGTCAGGGTGCCCAGGCTCACGGTCCCCCCAGGACCCCGCCTGGGCCCCTCAGGCACTGCCAACAAGAGCACTGTTGGGAGAAGGGCGAGGTGCCTCTGGGGACCCCCAGCTGCAGCTGCAGGGGACTGCCATTTTACTGACCCGCTGGCCATCCCTTCCATCCTTCCCCCACTCTCCACAGGGCTGGGACTTAAATGA